A genomic segment from Yimella sp. cx-51 encodes:
- the ilvD gene encoding dihydroxy-acid dehydratase: MPELRSRVTTHGRNAAGARALWRATGMGDTDFGKPIVAIANSYTQFVPGHVHLKNMGEIVAEQVKAAGGVAREFHTIAVDDGIAMGHGGMLYSLPSREVIADAVEYMVNGHAADALVCISNCDKITPGMLNAAMRLNIPTVFVSGGPMEAGKAVVVDGVAQAPTDLITAISASASSEVDDEGLAKVELSACPTCGSCSGMFTANSMNCLTEALGLSLPGNGSTLATHVARRALFEEAGRVVVDLAKRWYEQDDASVLPRSIATKQAFENAMALDVAMGGSTNTVLHVLAAAQEGEVDFGLEDIDAVSRRVPCLSKVSPNSDYHMEDVHRAGGIAAILGELNRAGMLHKDVHSVHSPSLDQWLAEWDIRSGKASQQAIDLFHAAPGGVRTTEAFSTDNTWSSLDTDAEGGCIRSAEHAYTQDGGLAVLHGNLAVDGAVIKTAGIDEDLWTFRGPALVVESQEDAVDAILTKRIKEGDVIVVRYEGPSGGPGMQEMLHPTAFLKGTGMGKKCALVTDGRFSGGSSGISVGHISPEAAQGGLIGLVEDGDEILIDVRTRTLSLEVDDATLEDRRAKMEASERPWQPVDRDRPVTAALRAYAALASSASSGAVRDLGRIQRR, encoded by the coding sequence ATGCCCGAACTACGCTCACGCGTCACCACCCACGGCCGCAACGCTGCCGGGGCCCGCGCGCTCTGGCGTGCGACCGGCATGGGAGACACCGACTTCGGCAAACCGATTGTCGCCATCGCCAACTCCTACACCCAGTTCGTGCCGGGTCACGTGCACCTGAAGAACATGGGCGAGATCGTCGCCGAACAGGTCAAAGCGGCCGGCGGAGTGGCCCGAGAGTTCCACACGATCGCCGTCGACGACGGCATCGCCATGGGGCACGGCGGCATGCTCTACTCCCTTCCGTCGCGCGAGGTCATCGCCGACGCCGTGGAGTACATGGTCAACGGCCACGCCGCCGACGCGCTGGTCTGCATCTCCAACTGCGACAAGATCACACCCGGCATGCTCAACGCCGCGATGCGGCTCAACATCCCGACCGTCTTCGTCTCCGGCGGGCCTATGGAAGCCGGCAAGGCGGTCGTTGTCGACGGCGTCGCACAGGCGCCCACCGACCTGATCACCGCCATTTCGGCGTCCGCGTCGTCCGAGGTCGACGACGAGGGCCTGGCGAAGGTCGAACTGTCGGCCTGCCCGACCTGCGGGTCGTGCTCGGGCATGTTCACCGCCAACTCGATGAACTGCCTCACCGAAGCGCTGGGTCTGTCGTTGCCGGGCAACGGCTCGACGCTCGCCACGCATGTCGCGCGCCGCGCCCTCTTCGAGGAGGCCGGCCGAGTCGTGGTCGACCTCGCCAAGCGCTGGTACGAGCAGGACGACGCCTCGGTGCTGCCCCGATCGATCGCCACCAAGCAGGCTTTCGAGAACGCCATGGCGCTCGACGTCGCGATGGGCGGCTCCACCAACACCGTGCTGCACGTGCTGGCGGCGGCGCAGGAGGGCGAGGTCGACTTCGGCCTCGAAGACATCGACGCCGTCAGCCGACGGGTGCCCTGCCTGTCGAAGGTCTCGCCCAACTCCGACTATCACATGGAGGACGTCCACCGCGCCGGTGGGATCGCCGCCATCCTGGGCGAGTTGAACCGAGCAGGCATGTTGCACAAGGACGTTCACTCGGTGCACTCCCCCTCGCTCGACCAGTGGCTGGCCGAGTGGGACATCCGCAGCGGCAAGGCATCGCAGCAGGCGATCGATCTCTTCCACGCTGCTCCCGGTGGCGTGCGAACCACCGAAGCCTTCTCCACCGACAACACGTGGTCCTCCCTCGACACCGACGCCGAGGGTGGCTGCATCCGTTCGGCCGAGCACGCGTACACCCAGGACGGCGGCCTCGCCGTGCTGCACGGCAACCTCGCTGTCGACGGCGCGGTCATCAAGACCGCCGGTATTGACGAAGACCTCTGGACCTTCCGCGGCCCGGCCCTCGTGGTCGAGAGTCAAGAAGATGCAGTGGACGCCATCTTGACCAAGCGCATCAAGGAGGGCGACGTCATCGTCGTTCGCTACGAAGGCCCCTCGGGTGGTCCGGGCATGCAGGAGATGCTGCACCCGACCGCGTTCCTGAAGGGCACCGGCATGGGCAAGAAATGCGCGCTGGTCACCGACGGTCGCTTCTCCGGTGGCTCCTCGGGCATCTCGGTCGGTCACATCTCACCCGAAGCTGCCCAGGGCGGTCTCATCGGCCTGGTGGAGGACGGCGACGAGATCCTCATCGACGTGCGCACCCGCACCCTGTCGCTCGAGGTCGACGACGCCACCCTGGAAGACCGTCGGGCCAAGATGGAGGCCTCCGAGCGTCCGTGGCAGCCGGTCGACCGCGACCGTCCGGTGACCGCCGCGCTGCGGGCGTATGCAGCGCTGGCCAGCTCGGCGTCCTCCGGCGCCGTGCGCGACCTCGGTCGCATCCAGCGTCGCTGA
- a CDS encoding DoxX family protein, translated as MALVRMLARPLLAAPFIFGGFNQLRSSDQLAPKAAPVTDHLAAPLKLPTNDASTLVKANGAAMVAGGVLLATGKAPRIASTLLSGLLIPTTLAGHAFWEADSVEEKRRHLVAFVTNLGLLGGLITSAVDTAGKPGLPYRAGMAKDAVGRAAHTGALEARLAAAQAQNKLPI; from the coding sequence ATGGCCCTCGTACGCATGCTGGCCCGTCCGCTTCTCGCCGCTCCGTTCATCTTCGGCGGCTTCAACCAGCTGCGCTCCAGCGACCAGCTCGCCCCGAAGGCCGCACCGGTCACCGACCACTTGGCTGCACCGTTGAAGCTGCCGACGAACGACGCGAGCACCTTGGTGAAGGCGAACGGCGCCGCGATGGTCGCCGGCGGCGTGCTTCTTGCCACCGGCAAGGCACCGCGGATTGCCTCGACGCTGCTGTCGGGTCTGCTGATCCCGACCACGCTCGCGGGCCACGCGTTCTGGGAGGCCGACAGCGTGGAGGAGAAGCGCCGCCACCTGGTCGCCTTCGTCACCAACCTCGGTCTGCTCGGCGGCCTCATCACCTCGGCCGTCGACACCGCCGGCAAGCCCGGTCTGCCCTACCGCGCCGGTATGGCCAAGGACGCCGTCGGCCGCGCCGCACACACCGGCGCTCTTGAGGCCCGCCTGGCCGCAGCCCAGGCGCAGAACAAGCTGCCGATCTGA
- a CDS encoding NUDIX hydrolase family protein, whose translation MGRMDTDTTGAWLSRDELRDARERLPILYVDLVPVRVDERSTVTSIGLLLRATSEGAIRRELVSGRVLYHERIRDAIMRHIEKDLGPMALPQVPLAPQPFAIAEYFPTPGVTPFHDPRQHAVSMAHVVVVMGDCAPSQDALDLAWLSPQEAMDLARTDEMSGGHGVLLRQALAHLGFAV comes from the coding sequence ATGGGCCGTATGGATACAGACACCACCGGCGCCTGGCTCTCACGCGATGAACTGCGGGACGCCCGTGAGCGTCTGCCCATCCTGTACGTCGATCTGGTGCCCGTGCGGGTGGACGAGCGATCGACCGTCACCTCCATCGGCCTGCTGCTGCGCGCCACCAGCGAGGGAGCGATTCGTCGCGAACTGGTGTCCGGACGTGTGCTCTACCACGAGCGCATTCGGGACGCGATCATGCGCCACATCGAGAAGGACCTCGGCCCCATGGCGCTCCCCCAGGTGCCACTCGCGCCGCAACCATTCGCGATCGCGGAATACTTCCCCACTCCGGGTGTGACGCCTTTCCACGACCCGCGCCAGCACGCGGTGTCGATGGCACACGTCGTGGTCGTCATGGGCGACTGCGCACCCAGCCAGGACGCCCTTGACCTTGCGTGGCTCAGTCCGCAGGAGGCGATGGATCTGGCTCGCACCGACGAGATGAGCGGCGGGCACGGAGTGCTGCTGCGCCAAGCGCTGGCGCATCTCGGCTTCGCCGTCTGA
- a CDS encoding ceramidase domain-containing protein — translation MTAFLATTALVLAIGYGWLGADVGRGANFCEAARDGLVKQPANTWSNAGFVIAGLAVAWHAGRATASPAVMSRSQATVYACVVSLLGPASAAMHATQSQWGGRLDMLSMYLVASFAAAYALTRAFGRRQWLVPVFILLLISCEAVAQLPVQVPLIHFTGNAAFALLLIVALVTELRMAGRPGTDIDLRWGVAAVATMASAFGIWIAAQHGWCDPHSLLQGHAAWHLLDAVAAYLLFRMWRTERQVRSG, via the coding sequence GTGACTGCCTTCCTTGCCACGACCGCGTTGGTACTGGCCATCGGATACGGATGGCTGGGAGCAGACGTCGGTCGCGGGGCCAACTTCTGTGAAGCCGCGCGTGACGGGCTGGTGAAGCAGCCGGCCAACACCTGGTCGAATGCCGGCTTCGTGATCGCGGGTCTCGCCGTCGCATGGCACGCAGGCCGGGCCACGGCGTCGCCGGCGGTGATGTCGCGCAGCCAAGCCACGGTGTACGCCTGCGTGGTGTCGCTGCTCGGGCCGGCGAGCGCGGCCATGCATGCGACACAGTCGCAGTGGGGCGGCCGGCTCGACATGCTGAGCATGTACCTCGTGGCCTCGTTCGCCGCGGCGTATGCACTGACCCGAGCTTTCGGCAGGCGGCAGTGGTTGGTGCCGGTCTTCATCCTGCTGCTCATCAGTTGTGAAGCCGTCGCGCAATTGCCGGTGCAGGTGCCGCTCATTCACTTCACCGGCAATGCCGCCTTCGCGCTGCTGTTGATCGTTGCGCTGGTCACCGAGCTGCGGATGGCTGGACGTCCGGGGACTGACATTGATCTGCGATGGGGCGTTGCTGCCGTGGCGACGATGGCAAGCGCTTTCGGCATCTGGATCGCAGCCCAGCACGGTTGGTGCGATCCGCATTCGCTGCTGCAGGGCCACGCTGCGTGGCATCTGCTGGACGCGGTGGCGGCCTACCTGCTGTTCCGGATGTGGCGCACCGAGCGCCAGGTGCGCTCCGGCTGA
- a CDS encoding DUF1905 domain-containing protein gives MPAGPAAAIVLSDEQVAQLGGAKTAPVTVTIGEVTVRARVARMGGLNMIGFRKELRTELGIAAGDEVQARIALDDAERTVNVPAQLSAVLAAEGLRERFDAWSYTRRKEAAQGGVGGQA, from the coding sequence GTGCCGGCCGGTCCCGCTGCCGCGATCGTGCTGAGCGACGAGCAGGTGGCGCAACTGGGTGGTGCCAAGACTGCGCCGGTGACGGTCACCATCGGTGAGGTCACCGTACGTGCGCGGGTGGCGCGCATGGGCGGTCTGAACATGATCGGCTTCCGCAAGGAGTTGCGCACCGAGCTCGGCATCGCCGCTGGCGATGAGGTGCAGGCCCGCATCGCCCTTGACGACGCCGAGCGCACGGTGAACGTGCCGGCGCAGCTCAGTGCGGTGCTGGCCGCCGAGGGTTTGCGTGAGCGTTTCGACGCGTGGTCGTACACGCGCCGCAAGGAGGCAGCGCAGGGGGGTGTCGGAGGCCAAGCGTGA
- a CDS encoding GPP34 family phosphoprotein: MMPITDQMFLLLTTDDGKLEGMSTQRGYGLVGAMLSDLIRAGRISISKEKHPRLGLVDTSPTGDPVLDHGLARLAEKFNGKKLSSVISDRKLSPEHIVVQRLAAAGILEVVERKALGLVPERYPMLNPLPEQQIRARLAAVLAGSVAPSSIDATLLAVLQSLDAAHRVLKQESGGMSKRDLKKRIEQVASGDATGDAVARAVQSLNAAIMSASIMPAIIAGGS, encoded by the coding sequence ATGATGCCGATCACCGATCAGATGTTCCTGCTCCTGACCACTGACGACGGCAAGCTTGAGGGGATGAGCACCCAGCGCGGTTACGGGCTGGTGGGCGCCATGCTTTCCGACCTGATTCGAGCCGGCCGCATCTCGATCTCCAAGGAGAAGCACCCTCGCCTTGGGCTGGTCGATACCTCACCCACCGGCGACCCGGTGCTCGATCACGGGCTCGCCAGACTTGCCGAGAAGTTCAACGGCAAGAAGCTCTCCTCTGTCATCAGCGACCGCAAGCTCAGCCCCGAACACATCGTCGTACAGCGCCTCGCCGCTGCCGGCATTCTTGAGGTCGTCGAGCGCAAGGCACTTGGGCTGGTGCCTGAGCGCTACCCGATGCTCAACCCGTTGCCGGAGCAGCAGATCCGGGCACGCCTGGCCGCAGTGCTGGCCGGCTCAGTAGCACCGAGTTCCATCGACGCCACGCTGCTGGCGGTCCTGCAGAGCTTGGACGCCGCCCACCGGGTGTTGAAGCAGGAGTCGGGCGGCATGAGCAAACGCGACCTGAAGAAGCGGATCGAGCAGGTCGCGTCCGGCGATGCAACCGGTGATGCTGTTGCCCGAGCCGTTCAGTCGTTGAATGCGGCGATCATGAGCGCCTCGATCATGCCTGCGATCATCGCCGGCGGTAGCTGA
- a CDS encoding YnfA family protein — protein MDPLKSIVLFVAAAVAEIGGAWLVWQGVREHRGWLWIGAGVAALGLYGFVATLQPDANFGRILAAYGGVFVAGSLVFGMVADGFKPDRYDVIGALVCLAGVAVIMYAPRSA, from the coding sequence ATGGACCCGCTGAAGTCGATCGTGCTCTTCGTCGCCGCGGCAGTGGCCGAGATCGGTGGTGCCTGGTTGGTGTGGCAAGGCGTTCGTGAACACCGCGGATGGTTGTGGATCGGTGCCGGTGTCGCTGCACTCGGCCTGTACGGCTTCGTCGCCACCCTGCAACCCGACGCCAACTTCGGACGCATCCTCGCGGCGTACGGCGGTGTGTTCGTGGCCGGTTCGCTGGTCTTCGGGATGGTCGCCGACGGGTTCAAACCCGATCGGTATGACGTGATCGGTGCGTTGGTCTGCCTGGCCGGCGTCGCAGTGATCATGTACGCGCCGCGATCGGCGTGA
- a CDS encoding aminoglycoside phosphotransferase family protein produces the protein MALHDDEVEITASDVRRLISAQAPHWSGLSIEMAGDGTDNRMFRVGDELLVRLPIRPGTAEAVDKEQRWLPWLAPQLPLTIPEPVFRGRPDEHYPFEWSVLRWIEGAEPADATVTDWREFGIQLGAFVGALHSIEIPDGVAPTGSLQWYRGRPLREFTANGFEVIEEIRQLVKTESIDLDLDAVTGTWRELTEIADPPQPDVWLHGDLRTANLLARDGRLAAVIDFGALSIGNPTAEHAAVWQLPVAARQAYRERSGVDEDTWQRARGWAILVSLLALPYYWHSWP, from the coding sequence GTGGCCCTCCACGACGACGAAGTCGAAATCACCGCGTCAGACGTCCGCCGGTTGATCAGCGCACAAGCACCGCACTGGTCGGGCTTGTCCATCGAGATGGCCGGCGACGGCACCGACAACCGAATGTTCCGCGTCGGTGACGAACTGCTGGTTCGCCTACCGATTCGGCCAGGCACGGCCGAAGCAGTCGACAAGGAACAACGGTGGCTGCCGTGGCTCGCACCGCAGCTGCCCTTGACGATCCCGGAACCGGTCTTCCGTGGACGACCAGACGAGCACTACCCGTTCGAGTGGTCCGTGCTGCGCTGGATCGAAGGCGCCGAACCTGCCGATGCCACGGTGACCGATTGGCGCGAGTTCGGCATCCAGCTGGGCGCGTTCGTCGGTGCGCTCCACTCGATCGAGATCCCGGACGGAGTCGCACCCACCGGGTCGCTGCAGTGGTACCGCGGACGACCGTTGCGGGAGTTCACCGCCAACGGCTTTGAGGTGATCGAGGAGATCCGGCAACTGGTGAAGACAGAGAGCATCGACCTCGACCTGGACGCCGTCACCGGCACGTGGCGAGAGCTGACCGAAATTGCCGACCCACCGCAGCCGGACGTCTGGCTGCACGGCGACTTGCGCACCGCGAACCTGCTGGCTCGCGACGGCAGACTCGCCGCCGTCATCGACTTCGGCGCATTGAGCATCGGCAACCCGACCGCCGAGCACGCCGCCGTGTGGCAACTCCCCGTCGCCGCGAGGCAGGCATACCGCGAGCGCTCAGGTGTCGACGAGGACACGTGGCAGCGAGCGCGAGGCTGGGCAATCCTGGTGTCGCTCCTCGCTCTTCCCTACTACTGGCACTCCTGGCCATAG
- a CDS encoding type II toxin-antitoxin system PemK/MazF family toxin — translation MIDLTCGQVVWVNLSPVVGSEQAGRRPAVIVSSDDYLGSIPNVVIVLPVTTRDRGLPNHVRLRGATDLNASHSFAMTEQPRTVDRRRISKSAGRVDAATLAEIRSWLADFLQLHS, via the coding sequence GTGATTGATCTGACCTGCGGCCAGGTCGTCTGGGTGAACCTCAGCCCAGTTGTTGGATCTGAGCAGGCCGGACGTCGGCCAGCCGTCATCGTGTCGAGTGACGACTACCTGGGCAGCATCCCCAACGTGGTCATCGTGCTTCCGGTAACGACTCGCGACCGCGGGCTACCGAACCATGTCCGACTCCGTGGAGCGACCGACTTGAACGCGTCGCACTCATTCGCCATGACCGAGCAGCCGAGAACCGTTGACCGTCGCCGGATCTCCAAGAGTGCCGGCCGCGTCGACGCGGCCACACTTGCGGAGATCCGCTCCTGGCTTGCCGACTTCCTCCAATTGCACTCATAG
- a CDS encoding toxin-antitoxin system protein: MAATTTIKVTTHARDRINAEARALGVTPAVLLERLLDDYQRSQRFDAIRARYAELSNDRDYEAETTEWAVTDADGLDRD, from the coding sequence ATGGCAGCGACTACGACCATCAAGGTGACTACGCACGCGCGTGATCGCATCAATGCGGAGGCACGTGCGCTCGGTGTGACGCCTGCGGTACTTCTGGAGCGGCTGCTGGACGACTACCAGCGGTCCCAGCGATTCGACGCGATCCGCGCTCGGTACGCAGAACTGTCAAACGATCGGGACTACGAGGCTGAGACGACTGAGTGGGCCGTCACCGACGCCGACGGTCTTGACCGTGATTGA
- a CDS encoding PPOX class F420-dependent oxidoreductase, whose product MTLPHDLAELSREDFVLLTTFRRDGREVPTPVWIAQLDDQLVVSTPEGTGKLKRLKHTPRVTLQPCSRRGVPREGTPVVTAQATVSRDPQVIEGAERALAAKYKLQWRVVLLIEKVVRRGKEKSRPVIGLREAHQ is encoded by the coding sequence GTGACACTCCCCCACGATCTTGCCGAACTGTCCCGTGAGGACTTCGTGCTGCTGACCACCTTTCGCCGAGACGGACGCGAAGTGCCGACACCGGTCTGGATCGCGCAACTCGACGATCAACTAGTGGTGAGTACGCCGGAAGGCACCGGAAAGCTCAAGCGGCTCAAACACACTCCCCGCGTGACACTTCAACCGTGCTCTCGCCGTGGCGTGCCGCGCGAAGGGACGCCGGTGGTCACCGCCCAAGCCACGGTGTCGAGAGATCCGCAGGTCATCGAAGGTGCGGAGCGCGCCTTGGCCGCGAAGTACAAGCTGCAGTGGCGCGTGGTGCTGTTGATCGAGAAGGTGGTTCGCCGGGGCAAGGAGAAGTCACGCCCCGTCATCGGGCTGCGTGAGGCTCATCAGTGA
- a CDS encoding AbrB/MazE/SpoVT family DNA-binding domain-containing protein: MAIGTMTSKGQITIPKDVREELGLTPGTRVSFSRNASGEIVLSRQSRPISDLSGALKYNGPPVPLEDMGDAIAGGAAGLAQ, translated from the coding sequence ATGGCCATCGGAACGATGACAAGCAAAGGGCAGATCACCATCCCAAAGGATGTTCGCGAGGAGCTCGGACTCACTCCAGGTACGCGAGTTTCGTTCAGTCGCAACGCATCTGGCGAGATTGTCCTCAGCAGGCAGTCGCGACCAATCAGCGATCTCTCCGGAGCGCTCAAGTACAACGGCCCGCCTGTGCCACTGGAAGACATGGGTGACGCGATCGCCGGCGGCGCGGCCGGACTAGCTCAGTGA
- a CDS encoding PIN domain-containing protein, translating into MIGLDTNVVVRYLVQDDAEQGARAAAAIGRLTSDERGYITKIVLVETFWVLTRAYKLPRDTVMQTLAQLVERDEILVEDHARTTAAIQRACNGGDLADALIVETCRAAGASETITFDRDAAKRGMTLI; encoded by the coding sequence GTGATCGGCCTGGATACAAATGTCGTCGTTCGCTATCTGGTGCAGGACGACGCCGAGCAGGGCGCACGCGCAGCAGCCGCGATCGGGCGACTCACTTCGGATGAACGCGGATACATCACAAAGATCGTGCTGGTCGAGACGTTCTGGGTGCTGACCCGGGCCTACAAGCTGCCACGTGACACCGTCATGCAGACACTCGCACAGTTGGTTGAGCGTGACGAGATTCTGGTCGAGGATCACGCTAGGACAACCGCCGCCATCCAACGCGCGTGCAACGGAGGCGACTTGGCTGACGCGCTGATCGTTGAGACCTGTCGTGCGGCAGGAGCCTCCGAGACGATCACGTTCGATCGAGACGCCGCCAAGCGTGGGATGACGTTGATCTAG
- a CDS encoding 2'-5' RNA ligase family protein gives MPYAAVELLLDGTSDAAVRDRWRLLAEAGLPSQAAHPGATNAPHVTLASAPTIGDARLDAARSIAGMLPVVAPVAGYAVFGSRSFTLVLLLTPPAPLIDATHALARAVEDPRAGSWVPHVTLGRRMSAPQVGAALETLSDPVPEIVLASVRRWDPQTGTTEQITHTTHEG, from the coding sequence ATGCCGTACGCCGCGGTCGAGCTGCTGCTCGACGGGACATCCGATGCGGCCGTACGCGACCGATGGCGACTCCTGGCCGAGGCGGGCCTGCCGTCGCAGGCGGCCCATCCCGGCGCCACCAACGCCCCGCACGTCACCCTGGCGTCCGCGCCGACGATCGGCGACGCACGCCTCGACGCCGCGCGGAGCATCGCCGGGATGCTGCCGGTCGTGGCACCCGTCGCCGGGTACGCCGTGTTCGGCAGCCGATCCTTCACGCTCGTCCTGCTGCTGACGCCGCCGGCCCCGCTCATCGACGCCACCCACGCGCTGGCCCGCGCCGTCGAGGACCCGCGCGCAGGATCGTGGGTGCCCCACGTGACGCTGGGCCGGCGGATGAGTGCGCCGCAGGTGGGCGCCGCGCTCGAGACGCTGTCGGATCCGGTGCCCGAGATCGTCCTGGCGTCCGTGCGACGGTGGGACCCGCAGACCGGCACCACCGAGCAGATCACGCACACCACGCACGAAGGATGA
- a CDS encoding cryptochrome/photolyase family protein — MVTPNLRLVYPHQLFEAHFDAPAGTSFVLVEDDLMMRQYCFHAHKLVLHRASMSRFARRLRGRGFEVTVIDSSSEHSTDERLTQVVRDQEPSAVQVYDVVDDWLSGRITEALRAGGYRLQQQDVLESPGFLTDRAEFTSWFAEHPARMQHFYMWQRRRLDVLLDGDQPVGGRWSFDTENRKKLPRGHVPPPVRFATDHGADVASAVRQIGAEFPDAPGDPTTFAWPTDHTEAQAHLTQFLEERFAEFGPYEDAISATHDSINHSLLTPMLNTGLLTPQEVLDAALDAADDHGVPIASLEGFVRQIIGWREYMRATYHLYGRRMRSANHLGHTRSLDDGWWTGDTGLDPVDLVIGRVLSNGYAHHIERLMVLGNAMSLLRIDPTEVYEWFMSLFVDAYDWVMVPNVYAMSQFAVGEAMTTKPYVSGSNYLRKMSDLPAGEWTDDWDGLFWTFVNDHREVFEGNHRSRRMTGLWDGFADDRRQQHLDRAARWLG, encoded by the coding sequence GTGGTGACCCCGAACCTGCGGCTCGTCTACCCCCATCAGCTGTTCGAGGCACACTTCGACGCTCCGGCCGGCACCTCGTTCGTGCTGGTCGAGGACGACCTGATGATGCGCCAGTACTGCTTCCATGCCCACAAGCTGGTGTTGCACCGCGCGTCGATGAGCCGGTTCGCCCGGCGGCTGCGCGGTCGCGGGTTCGAGGTCACGGTGATCGACTCGAGCAGCGAACACTCCACCGACGAGCGGCTCACGCAGGTCGTCCGCGACCAGGAACCCTCGGCCGTGCAGGTGTACGACGTCGTCGACGACTGGCTGTCCGGCCGCATCACCGAGGCGCTGCGCGCCGGCGGCTACCGGCTACAACAGCAGGACGTTCTGGAGTCGCCCGGATTCCTCACTGACCGCGCCGAGTTCACGTCCTGGTTCGCCGAACACCCGGCTCGGATGCAGCACTTCTACATGTGGCAGAGGCGCCGCCTCGACGTGCTGCTGGACGGCGACCAGCCGGTCGGCGGTCGCTGGTCCTTCGACACCGAGAACCGCAAGAAGCTGCCCCGTGGGCACGTCCCTCCCCCGGTGCGTTTCGCCACCGACCACGGCGCCGACGTGGCATCGGCCGTACGGCAGATCGGTGCCGAGTTCCCCGACGCACCCGGCGACCCGACAACGTTCGCGTGGCCCACTGATCACACCGAGGCGCAGGCCCACCTGACGCAGTTCTTGGAGGAGCGCTTCGCGGAGTTCGGCCCGTACGAGGACGCGATCAGCGCCACGCACGACAGCATCAACCACTCGCTGCTGACCCCGATGCTCAACACCGGACTGCTGACACCGCAGGAGGTGCTCGACGCGGCTCTGGACGCCGCCGACGACCACGGCGTACCGATCGCGTCCCTCGAGGGTTTCGTGCGGCAGATCATCGGCTGGCGCGAGTACATGCGCGCGACCTACCACCTGTACGGCCGGCGGATGCGTTCGGCGAACCACCTGGGTCACACGCGGTCGCTCGACGACGGGTGGTGGACCGGCGACACCGGTCTCGATCCGGTCGACCTCGTCATCGGCCGGGTCCTGAGCAACGGATACGCCCACCACATCGAGCGGCTGATGGTGCTCGGCAACGCGATGTCACTGCTGCGGATCGATCCGACCGAGGTCTACGAGTGGTTCATGTCGCTGTTCGTCGATGCTTACGACTGGGTGATGGTGCCGAACGTCTATGCCATGAGCCAGTTCGCGGTCGGCGAGGCGATGACCACCAAGCCGTACGTGTCGGGCAGCAACTACCTGCGCAAGATGTCCGATCTGCCCGCGGGTGAGTGGACCGACGACTGGGACGGGCTGTTCTGGACGTTCGTGAACGACCACCGCGAGGTGTTCGAGGGCAACCACCGGTCCCGCCGGATGACGGGTCTGTGGGACGGCTTCGCCGACGACCGCCGTCAGCAACATCTGGATCGCGCCGCCCGGTGGCTCGGCTGA
- a CDS encoding DUF427 domain-containing protein — translation MAVRPQPDRVPGTESVWDYPRPPAVRLVDRDVVVRLGGVVVARASSVAEVLETSHSPTVYIARSDFVDGALRPAEGSSWCEFKGHARYLDVVGGDRVAERAAWYYPDPTPGYLELVDRVALYPGAMDECRMDGEIVLPQPGSFYGGWVTSRVSGPFKGEPGTAGW, via the coding sequence ATGGCCGTTCGCCCACAGCCGGACCGCGTCCCCGGCACCGAATCCGTCTGGGACTATCCGCGTCCCCCTGCCGTCCGTCTGGTCGACCGCGACGTCGTCGTCCGCCTCGGTGGCGTGGTGGTCGCCCGGGCGAGCAGCGTCGCGGAGGTGCTCGAGACGAGCCACTCGCCGACCGTCTACATCGCGCGCAGCGACTTCGTCGACGGTGCGCTTCGCCCCGCCGAGGGTTCGTCGTGGTGCGAGTTCAAGGGCCATGCCCGCTACCTCGACGTCGTCGGCGGCGACCGCGTGGCCGAGCGCGCCGCCTGGTACTACCCGGATCCCACGCCCGGCTACCTCGAGCTCGTCGATCGGGTCGCGCTCTATCCCGGCGCGATGGACGAGTGCCGGATGGACGGCGAGATCGTGCTGCCCCAACCCGGCTCGTTCTACGGCGGCTGGGTCACCTCGCGCGTCAGCGGGCCGTTCAAAGGCGAGCCGGGGACCGCCGGGTGGTGA